The proteins below are encoded in one region of Arenibacter algicola:
- a CDS encoding Lacal_2735 family protein, producing the protein MFGIFKNKSKEKKLQEKYNGLMKEWHTLSSINRSESDKKYAEAQEVLEELVALQKN; encoded by the coding sequence ATGTTCGGAATATTCAAAAACAAATCCAAGGAAAAAAAACTTCAAGAAAAATACAATGGACTTATGAAGGAGTGGCATACACTTTCCAGCATCAACCGATCTGAAAGCGACAAAAAGTATGCAGAAGCCCAGGAAGTCTTAGAGGAACTTGTTGCACTGCAAAAGAATTGA
- a CDS encoding glutathione peroxidase, translating to MNPFKTFAATLFTSSIPKEKMDRQSIYDVKINSLSAAHINLKDFEGKYILFVNVASKCGFTPQYKQLQELQDSYKNNLVVIGLPCNQFGGQEPGSPADIETFCEVNYGVKFLMTEKIDVKGKNQHPLYRWLTNKDVNGHKNSTVKWNFQKYLVDEKGNLVDYFFSNTNPMSSKITKFLIK from the coding sequence ATGAACCCCTTCAAAACATTTGCCGCAACCTTATTCACCAGTTCCATACCCAAGGAAAAGATGGATCGGCAATCCATATATGATGTCAAAATAAACAGCCTAAGCGCTGCGCACATAAATTTGAAAGACTTTGAGGGAAAGTATATCCTTTTTGTAAATGTGGCTTCAAAATGTGGCTTTACCCCCCAATACAAGCAATTACAGGAACTCCAAGATTCCTATAAAAATAATTTAGTGGTTATAGGATTGCCCTGTAATCAATTTGGGGGCCAAGAACCAGGTAGCCCTGCAGATATTGAAACATTTTGTGAAGTAAATTATGGGGTAAAATTCTTAATGACCGAAAAGATCGATGTTAAAGGAAAAAACCAACACCCCTTATACAGATGGCTTACTAACAAAGATGTAAATGGCCATAAAAATTCTACAGTGAAATGGAATTTTCAAAAATATCTAGTGGACGAAAAGGGGAATTTAGTCGATTATTTCTTTTCCAACACCAATCCCATGAGTTCTAAAATAACTAAATTCTTAATAAAATAA
- a CDS encoding SDR family NAD(P)-dependent oxidoreductase produces MKTIVIVGGSKGIGKAIVGNLVDSHKVINLSRTAPEYTHGNLTHYNVDILKDDLPEITALDAIVYCPGSINLKPISRFSLEDFREDFEINVIGAVKAIQKYLEVLKKGQHPSVLLFSTVASKLGMPYHASIATAKSGVEGLVKSLGAELAPTIRINAIAPTVTDTELASKLLRNEKMIENIKERHPLKKFLDPKEVAGMAEFLLSEKASSISGQIFEMDYGIVTFKI; encoded by the coding sequence ATGAAGACAATAGTCATTGTAGGAGGCAGTAAGGGAATAGGAAAAGCTATTGTTGGTAATTTGGTAGATTCCCATAAAGTAATCAATCTTAGTAGGACGGCACCAGAATATACTCACGGCAACCTAACACATTACAATGTTGATATCCTTAAGGACGATTTGCCTGAAATTACTGCACTGGATGCCATAGTGTACTGTCCCGGAAGCATCAATTTAAAACCTATTTCGCGTTTTAGTTTGGAAGACTTTAGGGAAGATTTTGAAATAAATGTTATTGGTGCCGTCAAGGCCATTCAGAAGTATTTGGAGGTATTAAAAAAAGGGCAACACCCATCAGTGTTACTTTTTAGCACTGTGGCCTCCAAATTAGGAATGCCGTACCACGCCAGTATTGCCACAGCCAAATCTGGCGTGGAAGGTTTGGTGAAATCCCTAGGTGCCGAATTGGCGCCCACGATACGTATTAATGCCATTGCACCTACGGTTACTGATACCGAATTGGCTTCAAAACTTCTGCGCAATGAAAAGATGATCGAAAATATTAAAGAACGTCATCCTTTAAAGAAATTCCTAGATCCCAAGGAAGTAGCGGGAATGGCCGAATTTCTATTGTCTGAAAAAGCATCCTCGATCTCAGGTCAAATATTTGAAATGGACTATGGAATTGTAACATTTAAAATTTAA
- the folE gene encoding GTP cyclohydrolase I FolE — translation MNIDTLTLNKKNGHKLNGFTHEDIGDDHLYTGLETPMKPDAFKLSDTEKKQRIALLFQEIMDVMGLDLTDDSLKGTPERVAKMYIDEIFSGLNPANKPKIALFDNKYQYNQMLVEKNITFYSNCEHHFVPIIGKAHVAYISSGKVIGLSKLNRIVQYYAKRPQVQERLTNQIAEDLKRILGTDDVAVIIDAKHLCVSSRGIKDETSATVTSYYGGKFNTPSKVAELQNYLKN, via the coding sequence ATGAATATAGATACCTTAACCCTAAACAAAAAAAACGGACATAAATTAAATGGTTTCACCCATGAGGATATCGGCGACGACCACCTCTATACAGGTTTGGAAACCCCAATGAAGCCAGATGCCTTTAAACTGTCGGACACAGAAAAAAAACAACGTATTGCATTATTATTTCAGGAGATTATGGATGTCATGGGATTGGATCTTACAGATGATTCCCTGAAAGGTACTCCTGAGCGAGTTGCCAAGATGTATATCGATGAGATTTTCTCTGGTTTAAATCCGGCAAACAAGCCAAAAATAGCATTATTCGATAATAAATATCAGTACAATCAAATGTTGGTGGAAAAGAATATTACTTTCTATTCCAACTGCGAACACCACTTTGTACCCATCATTGGAAAAGCACATGTGGCCTATATCTCTTCCGGAAAAGTAATAGGCCTGTCCAAGTTGAACAGAATTGTACAGTACTATGCCAAAAGGCCACAGGTACAGGAACGCCTTACCAATCAAATCGCAGAGGATTTGAAACGTATTTTAGGCACTGACGACGTTGCGGTAATTATAGATGCCAAACACCTTTGTGTGTCATCAAGGGGCATTAAAGATGAAACATCCGCAACTGTAACCTCCTATTATGGAGGTAAATTTAATACTCCATCAAAAGTAGCAGAATTACAAAACTATCTTAAAAATTAA
- a CDS encoding TIGR03643 family protein — protein MSLSERDIDRIIEMAWEDRTPFEAIIYQFSMREQEVIKLMRREMKPSSFKMWRQRVQGRATKHQKLRTFVEGRFKCSRQKQITHNSISKR, from the coding sequence ATGAGTTTGAGCGAAAGGGATATAGACCGTATTATTGAAATGGCCTGGGAAGACAGAACTCCATTTGAAGCCATAATCTATCAGTTCTCTATGCGTGAGCAAGAAGTAATTAAGCTTATGCGACGGGAAATGAAACCAAGTAGTTTTAAAATGTGGCGCCAACGCGTTCAAGGACGGGCCACCAAACATCAAAAATTAAGAACTTTTGTAGAAGGTCGTTTTAAATGTTCTAGACAAAAACAGATTACACATAACTCAATTTCAAAACGATAA
- a CDS encoding SDR family oxidoreductase, whose amino-acid sequence MKILVTGATGYIGKRLIPILTHEGHTVVCAVRDKLRADKNYLDDENISIIEADFLKPETLKHIPKDIDVAYYLIHSMSNSSNNFERLEAACAANFKNYFSTTNLKQVIYLSGITNEEQLSKHLQSRKNVEEILASDSYGLTVFKAGIIVGSGSSSFEIIRDLVEKLPVMVAPKWLNTKTQPLAIRDVLAFLSRAKGRKELYNSSYDIFGPEILTYKQMLLEFAETRGLKRYILTVPVMTPKLSSYWLYFVTSTSYKLATTLVDSMGVQIVGKPSNINELLDVHPITYKEAVQLAFEKIEQNSIVSSWKDSMVSSGRLKNNLHKYINVPQFGCFKDYKERKVQNEQSTINKIWSIGGTTGWYYGNFLWKIRGYLDKLVGGIGLRRGRTHVSELDAGDALDFWRVIFSDKNEKKLLLYAEMKLPGEAWLEFKIENGLLKQTATFRPRGLAGRLYWYSVFPFHGLIFNGLINKLVTN is encoded by the coding sequence ATGAAAATTCTCGTAACAGGCGCCACAGGATATATCGGAAAACGATTGATTCCTATTTTGACCCATGAAGGGCATACTGTAGTCTGCGCTGTACGGGATAAGTTAAGAGCGGATAAAAACTACCTCGATGATGAAAATATCAGTATAATCGAGGCCGATTTTTTAAAACCGGAAACTCTAAAACATATACCCAAAGATATTGATGTGGCATATTATCTTATACATTCCATGTCTAACTCTTCCAATAATTTTGAGCGCCTGGAAGCCGCTTGTGCAGCCAATTTCAAAAACTATTTTTCCACTACCAACCTTAAGCAAGTTATTTATCTAAGTGGTATTACAAACGAAGAACAACTTTCCAAACATTTACAGTCCAGAAAAAATGTAGAAGAAATTTTAGCTTCTGATTCTTACGGACTTACCGTTTTTAAGGCAGGTATCATTGTTGGATCGGGAAGCTCCTCCTTTGAGATCATTAGGGACCTGGTTGAAAAACTACCTGTAATGGTAGCGCCAAAATGGCTTAATACCAAAACCCAACCCTTGGCGATAAGGGATGTATTGGCTTTTTTATCACGGGCAAAGGGAAGGAAAGAGCTTTATAACAGCTCATATGACATTTTTGGTCCCGAAATTTTAACCTATAAGCAAATGCTCTTGGAGTTTGCAGAAACAAGGGGGCTAAAACGCTATATTTTAACAGTGCCGGTCATGACTCCAAAACTTTCTTCTTATTGGTTGTATTTTGTAACCTCCACCTCCTACAAATTGGCAACAACATTGGTGGACAGCATGGGCGTCCAAATTGTTGGAAAGCCCAGCAATATCAATGAACTCTTAGACGTACACCCTATAACCTATAAAGAGGCCGTGCAATTGGCCTTCGAAAAAATTGAACAAAATAGTATCGTATCCAGTTGGAAGGATTCCATGGTGAGCAGCGGCCGCTTAAAGAATAACCTGCACAAATACATCAATGTTCCCCAATTTGGATGTTTTAAGGATTATAAAGAACGAAAAGTGCAAAATGAACAGTCCACTATCAACAAGATTTGGTCTATTGGAGGTACCACGGGGTGGTATTACGGCAATTTCCTCTGGAAAATAAGAGGGTATCTGGATAAATTGGTGGGTGGTATTGGGTTGCGTAGAGGAAGAACCCATGTTTCCGAATTGGATGCTGGGGACGCCCTAGATTTTTGGAGAGTCATTTTTAGCGATAAAAACGAAAAAAAACTATTGTTATACGCAGAAATGAAACTTCCAGGAGAAGCTTGGTTAGAATTTAAAATTGAAAATGGACTTCTGAAACAAACCGCTACTTTTCGGCCCCGAGGGCTTGCCGGCCGTCTGTATTGGTACAGCGTGTTTCCCTTCCATGGATTAATCTTCAATGGACTTATCAATAAATTGGTGACCAATTAG
- a CDS encoding ABC1 kinase family protein → MKTIDNIPVSKIHRASKLVSTGARVGVNYLKYYGDKLTKTEVEARSRLNENNAGDIYDSLKQLKGSALKVAQMLSMEKSIMPQAYVEKFSLAQFSVPPLSPPLVIKTFKNYFGKLPNELFDSFNTTSVNAASIGQVHEAAKYGKKLAVKIQYPGVAESIASDLALVKPIAIKMFNIKGKDSDKYFKEVEGKLIEETNYVLEMEQSKEIADACSYIPNLLFPQYYEELSSDRIITMDFMQGEHLSEFTAYNTDQEKANQLGQALWDFYMFQIHKLRKVHADPHPGNFLVSKEGKLIALDFGCMKIIPNDFYVPYFELAKPENINDQKFFVSKLYELEILREDDSPEEAEFFTEMFHELLSLFTQPFQVETFDFSNKEFFGKITELGQRYSKSTELRKMNGNRGSKHFIYINRTFFGLYNLMFDLKADNIKINNFNGF, encoded by the coding sequence ATGAAAACAATAGACAATATACCTGTTTCTAAAATACATCGCGCTTCAAAACTGGTGTCCACGGGTGCCAGAGTTGGGGTAAATTATCTAAAGTATTATGGCGACAAACTAACGAAAACAGAGGTTGAGGCAAGATCACGGCTCAACGAGAACAATGCGGGAGATATTTATGATAGCCTTAAACAACTTAAAGGAAGTGCCCTTAAAGTGGCTCAAATGTTGAGCATGGAAAAAAGTATAATGCCCCAAGCATATGTGGAAAAGTTTTCTTTGGCCCAATTTTCAGTTCCCCCATTATCGCCCCCTCTAGTAATTAAAACTTTTAAAAATTATTTTGGCAAACTGCCAAATGAATTATTTGATTCCTTCAACACAACTTCAGTCAACGCTGCCAGTATTGGACAAGTCCATGAGGCAGCAAAATATGGGAAAAAACTTGCTGTGAAAATCCAATATCCTGGAGTTGCCGAGAGTATAGCCTCCGACCTTGCACTTGTTAAACCTATTGCTATTAAAATGTTTAATATTAAGGGCAAAGATTCGGACAAGTATTTTAAGGAAGTTGAAGGAAAGTTAATAGAGGAAACAAATTATGTGTTGGAAATGGAACAGAGTAAGGAAATTGCTGATGCCTGCTCATACATTCCCAACCTTTTGTTTCCTCAATATTACGAAGAATTGTCCTCTGATCGAATTATTACCATGGATTTCATGCAAGGTGAACACCTTTCAGAATTTACAGCCTATAATACCGATCAGGAGAAAGCCAACCAATTGGGACAGGCATTATGGGATTTTTATATGTTCCAAATACATAAGTTGAGAAAAGTACATGCAGATCCACATCCTGGAAATTTCTTGGTATCCAAGGAAGGTAAATTGATTGCCTTGGATTTTGGCTGTATGAAAATTATTCCCAATGATTTCTACGTCCCTTATTTTGAGTTGGCCAAACCAGAGAATATTAACGACCAGAAATTCTTCGTTTCCAAATTATATGAACTGGAGATTTTACGTGAAGACGATTCCCCAGAGGAAGCCGAATTCTTCACGGAGATGTTCCATGAATTGTTAAGTCTTTTCACCCAACCATTTCAGGTGGAAACTTTCGACTTTTCAAATAAAGAATTCTTCGGAAAAATCACAGAATTGGGACAGCGTTACTCCAAGAGCACCGAACTACGCAAAATGAACGGTAACAGAGGGTCCAAACATTTTATCTATATTAATAGGACATTTTTTGGTTTGTACAACCTTATGTTCGATTTAAAAGCCGACAATATTAAGATTAACAACTTCAATGGATTTTAA
- a CDS encoding TetR family transcriptional regulator C-terminal domain-containing protein — protein sequence MAKKKTITENDIISSYMDYVLEHNENPKSVYAFAKANNFEESKFYEFFGSFEAIEKHIFEAFFNNTISVLEKSEDYKSFDARNKLLSFYYTFFENLTANRSYVMYSLHRHKNGLKGLTLLSGLKKNFTFYIEELDIETLDIKQEQIDKIQRRALQESAWLQFLLTIKFWMEDTSAAFEKTDIFIEKSVNTSFDVLNIAPLKSVIDFGKFLFKEKMHMN from the coding sequence ATGGCAAAAAAGAAAACAATAACAGAAAACGACATTATCTCATCTTATATGGATTATGTCCTTGAACATAATGAAAACCCCAAATCGGTTTATGCCTTTGCAAAAGCCAACAACTTTGAAGAGTCTAAGTTCTATGAATTTTTTGGTTCGTTCGAAGCCATTGAAAAACATATTTTCGAAGCTTTTTTTAATAATACCATTTCTGTACTGGAAAAAAGCGAAGATTATAAATCCTTCGATGCCCGAAATAAGCTATTAAGTTTTTACTACACCTTTTTTGAAAATTTAACGGCCAATAGAAGTTATGTAATGTACTCACTACACCGCCATAAAAACGGCCTAAAGGGACTAACGCTACTTTCAGGGCTCAAAAAGAATTTCACCTTCTACATAGAGGAATTGGACATTGAAACCTTGGACATTAAACAGGAACAAATAGATAAAATTCAACGTAGAGCACTGCAAGAATCGGCTTGGTTACAATTTTTATTGACCATTAAATTCTGGATGGAAGACACCTCGGCTGCCTTTGAAAAGACCGACATCTTTATAGAGAAATCGGTCAACACCAGTTTCGATGTTTTGAATATTGCGCCGCTCAAAAGTGTAATCGACTTTGGAAAATTTCTTTTCAAGGAAAAAATGCACATGAATTAA
- a CDS encoding MerR family transcriptional regulator, with protein MNNVKSNFSIKDLENLSGIKAHTIRIWEKRYNLFQPNRTDTNIRCYDLENLQKLLNVTFLYNNGYKISKISQLGEDNIPKVVKIMVAEQRDNGHVLNSFKMSMMNFDQALFFKTYNALLKEKSFREIFYEDFIPFLNEVGLLWQTDTITPSHEHFICALIKQKILVNTEKLQFNTPSNASKTFVLYLPDNEIHELGLMFLNYEILSKGYQSIFLGQSIPIFSLKDLVPLYDNIVFVSYFTVQPDKENIMAYLNEFHEMLLKDTASELWISGKMLQEINKSNLPKTIVAFSQIDQLVQNL; from the coding sequence ATGAACAACGTTAAGAGTAATTTTAGCATTAAAGACCTTGAGAATCTTTCTGGTATTAAGGCCCATACCATTAGAATATGGGAAAAGCGATACAACCTTTTTCAGCCCAACAGAACGGACACCAACATAAGATGTTATGATTTAGAGAACCTACAAAAACTTCTTAACGTTACCTTTCTCTACAATAACGGTTATAAGATTTCAAAGATTTCGCAGCTAGGAGAAGATAATATTCCTAAGGTTGTAAAAATTATGGTTGCGGAACAGAGGGACAACGGACATGTGCTAAATTCCTTTAAAATGTCCATGATGAACTTTGATCAGGCACTATTTTTTAAAACATACAATGCACTTTTAAAGGAGAAATCATTTAGGGAAATTTTCTATGAAGATTTTATCCCTTTTTTAAACGAAGTGGGACTGCTTTGGCAGACCGATACCATTACGCCCTCCCATGAACATTTTATCTGCGCCCTGATCAAACAAAAGATTTTGGTAAATACAGAAAAGTTGCAATTCAACACACCTTCCAATGCCTCCAAAACCTTTGTGCTGTATCTTCCGGACAACGAAATACACGAATTGGGGCTGATGTTCCTAAATTATGAAATCCTATCAAAAGGCTATCAATCCATTTTTCTTGGACAAAGCATTCCTATATTTAGTTTAAAGGATTTGGTTCCATTATATGATAATATTGTCTTCGTTTCCTATTTTACGGTACAACCGGACAAGGAAAACATTATGGCATATCTAAATGAATTTCATGAAATGTTACTGAAAGACACTGCTTCCGAGCTTTGGATATCGGGAAAAATGCTCCAAGAAATAAATAAAAGTAATTTGCCCAAAACTATTGTTGCCTTTTCCCAGATAGATCAATTGGTGCAAAATCTTTGA
- a CDS encoding FUSC family protein yields the protein MKSYSQIIFNNFRELLHFLKSTNFSKAILIAIAVTVPILLSIRWGHLEIGLALCFGAFWSSPSDVSGNFRHKKYGILFSALLVMLVSFIGGYLKFETWLLIPVLGLLTFAIAFISVYGFRASLISFSGLLALVLSFAHESKELEIYEYALLIGAGGLWYLLLAVLWYRINPKAQTEELFWETYRLTAEFLETRAKLVGPKMDRLELQSKLYEIQSKLIEHHETLREILLLSRKSSGRSSYQAKRLLIFVELIDMLETAIANPVNYEKMDALFGDHPEFIESFQNLIFEMAGQLRIIAEAGTDQSKFPKNSKLVQYFGKVEHEIASFRKETGTEDYEGFLMLQNLLQYLEKQFEKLKKIKWLLGNPDLGTLDLVDQTLAKRFIVAQDYDPKLLLSNFSFRSTIFRHSLRLSVAVMIGYALGNFFDFQNPYWILLTIIVIMRPSYGLTKSRTKDRIIGTLIGGAIATGFVFLIQNPFVFGLLGVVSLIVAFSMVQKNYRAGATFITLTVVFVYAIIRPDIITVIQYRVLDTLIGAGLSFVAMLWILPAWEFMEIREQIENSVKANKGFLAQIAQYYEQKGKVTTTYKVSRKEAFVETSNLSSAFQRMAQEPVSKQKNLDKIYELVVLNHTFLSSLASFSTFIQNNPTTEASLKFKNFISEIDENLEQVLHALENSKSDQAPIDPHNNQFAKEQLPSFVPKNIELSSRVDIKLERELQEAHLVTEQLHWLFSLSGKMLRLVSKIEFD from the coding sequence TTGAAATCATACAGCCAAATCATTTTCAATAATTTTAGGGAACTGCTGCACTTTTTGAAAAGTACCAATTTCTCTAAGGCCATTCTGATTGCCATTGCGGTTACGGTACCTATTTTACTTTCCATCAGATGGGGACATTTAGAAATTGGACTTGCGCTTTGCTTTGGGGCCTTTTGGAGTTCGCCCAGTGATGTGAGTGGCAACTTTCGTCACAAGAAATATGGGATCCTATTTTCTGCGCTGCTGGTAATGTTGGTTAGTTTTATTGGGGGGTATCTCAAGTTCGAAACGTGGTTGTTGATTCCTGTTTTGGGGCTTCTAACTTTTGCAATCGCCTTTATTTCGGTTTATGGATTTCGGGCTTCCCTAATCAGTTTTTCCGGCTTGCTGGCCCTGGTATTGAGTTTCGCCCATGAATCGAAGGAACTCGAAATTTATGAATACGCACTTTTAATAGGTGCGGGTGGACTATGGTATTTGCTATTGGCCGTACTTTGGTATCGTATAAATCCCAAAGCGCAGACCGAAGAGCTTTTCTGGGAGACTTATAGGCTCACCGCCGAATTTCTGGAAACTCGGGCTAAATTGGTAGGTCCGAAGATGGATCGATTGGAATTGCAGTCCAAATTATATGAGATTCAGAGTAAGTTAATTGAACATCATGAAACCCTAAGGGAAATTTTACTGCTTTCAAGGAAAAGTTCAGGAAGGTCAAGTTATCAGGCCAAAAGACTGTTGATTTTTGTTGAATTAATAGACATGCTTGAAACCGCTATAGCAAATCCGGTCAATTATGAAAAAATGGATGCTCTTTTTGGAGACCACCCCGAGTTTATAGAGAGCTTTCAGAATCTAATATTTGAAATGGCAGGTCAATTAAGGATAATCGCCGAGGCAGGAACCGACCAAAGCAAGTTTCCCAAAAATTCCAAATTGGTGCAATATTTTGGTAAGGTGGAACACGAAATAGCCAGCTTCAGGAAGGAAACGGGCACTGAAGATTATGAGGGATTCCTAATGCTTCAAAACCTTTTACAATATCTTGAAAAACAATTTGAAAAACTTAAAAAGATAAAATGGCTTTTGGGTAATCCGGATCTGGGTACGCTAGATTTGGTGGATCAGACTTTGGCCAAACGTTTTATAGTGGCCCAAGATTATGATCCCAAATTATTGCTGAGCAACTTTAGTTTTAGGTCTACCATATTTAGACATTCCTTAAGGTTGTCTGTAGCCGTTATGATAGGGTATGCTCTAGGTAATTTCTTCGATTTTCAAAATCCATATTGGATACTCTTGACTATTATCGTAATAATGCGGCCCAGTTATGGTCTTACCAAATCCCGTACAAAAGATAGAATTATTGGAACGCTTATAGGAGGCGCTATTGCGACCGGTTTTGTTTTTTTAATACAGAATCCCTTTGTATTTGGGCTCTTGGGAGTGGTGTCCTTGATTGTTGCCTTTTCAATGGTCCAGAAAAATTATAGGGCGGGGGCAACATTCATAACTCTTACCGTGGTATTTGTTTATGCCATTATCCGTCCAGATATAATAACCGTTATACAGTACAGGGTATTGGATACCCTTATTGGAGCTGGACTGTCCTTTGTGGCGATGTTGTGGATTTTGCCGGCATGGGAATTTATGGAGATCAGGGAGCAAATAGAAAATAGCGTCAAGGCCAATAAAGGTTTTCTTGCCCAAATTGCCCAATATTACGAACAAAAGGGTAAGGTTACAACGACCTATAAGGTGTCGCGTAAAGAGGCTTTCGTGGAAACTTCCAACCTTAGTTCGGCCTTTCAAAGAATGGCACAAGAACCTGTATCCAAACAAAAAAATCTGGATAAAATATATGAATTGGTTGTGCTTAACCATACCTTTCTTTCGTCTTTGGCGTCATTCAGTACTTTTATCCAGAACAATCCTACTACTGAGGCTTCGTTAAAATTTAAAAATTTTATTTCTGAAATTGATGAAAATTTGGAGCAGGTACTTCATGCCTTAGAGAATTCAAAATCCGACCAGGCACCCATTGATCCCCATAACAATCAGTTCGCCAAGGAACAGCTTCCCTCCTTTGTACCCAAGAATATTGAACTTTCCTCTAGGGTAGACATAAAATTGGAGCGCGAACTTCAGGAAGCCCACTTGGTTACAGAACAATTGCACTGGCTATTTTCCTTAAGTGGAAAAATGTTAAGGCTGGTCTCAAAAATCGAGTTTGATTAG